TCATGCAGCACGTGCAGGCCGAGGACCCGAACGGCCTGGCGGGCTACCTTGTCGACAGCGATGAGCTGTCGCTGCCGGAGCTGGTGCAGTACGTGACCTCGCCGTGCGGCAACGTGCTCGAGGTCGCAGCGCCGCAGGATCTGAGCTGGCCGCTGAGCAGCTACTTTATCAGCTCGAGCCACAACACGTACCTCACGGGCAACCAGCTGTCGAGCGACTCGAGCGTCGAGGCGTACCGGGACGTGCTGCTCCGCGGGTGCCGCTGCATCGAGATTGACGTctgggacggcgaggaacgGTACAAGCCAGGATTCGAGTCGGAcactgcggcggcggtggatggcggcggccggcccGAGAAGATCAGCCGGAGGGACCGCATGGTGATGAAGGTCGGCCGGTGGGTCATGAACAAGTTCGATCCGGTTGACCCGGAGGGCCGGACCGTCGACGAGAGGCTCTCGGACATCATCCAGGCCGAGCCGCGGGTGCTGCACGGCTTCACGCTCACCAAGGAGGTGCTCTTCCGCGACGTGTGCAAGGTCGTGCGGGACTACGCCTTCGTCACGTCGGACCTGCCGCTCATCGTCAGCCTCGAGGTGCACTGCTCGCCGCTCCAGCAAAGCGCCATGGTCGACATCATGGAGGAGACGTGGGGGGACCACCTCCTTCCGGCGCCCGAGGTCGAGCCCGcggcgctgccgtcgccggaCCAGCTGCGTAACAAGATCCTCATCAAGGTGAAATACgtccccgacggcggcgtcgtcgacgacgagaacaaGAACGGCACGGGAGACGCCACCTCCGGAGGCCCGggagacgatgacggcgttgacgaggacgacaacagCGGTATGCTCGAGGTCGTGACGGAGGACGGagccgagaagaagacaaagcgcgtgccgccgcccaagaTCACGCCGCGGCTGAGCCGACTGGGTGTGCACACGCGCGGCGTGACGTTCCGGTCGctcgaggcgcgcgaggcgtcgatgccgaacCACGTCTTCTCGCTGTCGGAGCGGGCGGCGTTCGCGGTGCAGCGCAAGATGCCGCGGGCGCTGTTCGCGCACAACCGGGACTTTTTGATGCGGACGTACCTACCCGCACGGCATGCGGCTGGACTCGTCCAACTTCGACCCGGTGCTGTTCTGGCGGGCGGGCGTGCAGGTGGTCGCGCTGAACTGGCAGTCGTGGGACGTCGGGATGGTGCTGAACGAGGGCATGTTTGCGGGCTCGGACGGGTACTTTCTGAAGCCGAGGGGGTATCGTCGgagggccggcggcggcgaagacgatgacgacgacgacgacgacgacgacgcgagATTGGATATCCCGAGCAAGACGCTGGACCGGGTGGCCGTCACGGTGCTGGCGGCGCAGAACATCCCGCTGCTGAACCGGGGCGACGACCCGGCCCGGTTCGCGCCGTACGTCAAGGTCGGGCTGCACACGGAGCCGGACGCGCTGGCGGCCATGGTGGGCGAGGACGCGAGCGCGGAGCAGGTCAAGCAGGTCGGGTACCGGGGCCAGACGGGGAAAGGCCGGGGCACCAGCCCGGactttggcggcgacgaggtgaTTGAgttcctcggcgtcgagggcgtcgtgcCGGAGCTGGCGTTCCTGTCGTTCGTCGTCATgaacgacgtcgtcgggccGGACGTCatggcggcgtgggcgtgcGTCCGGCTGGACCGGCTGAGGCTCGGGTACCGTTTCGTGAGGTTGTTGGACAGCGAGGGGATGCCGAGCCGGGGCGTCCTGTTGATCAAGACGGAGGTtgcggaggcggtggcggcgtgACAGAAGGAGGAGTAGTTGAAGGCGTTGTCGTTGGTGTTGTGGGTGAGTCCTCGAAGGGGCTGAGCTGGAGtgtgcctctctctctccctctctggGTGTTGATGGTCTCTCCAGACTTGATGTTTGCGAGCAGACTCAGTTTCAGCGATGAGAAGTCTAGTCGAGTGATGGGATAGCTATGAGCAGAGCCTGAGGTGAGGGCAAAACGTGGTCGACAAAGCCCGAATCAGAGGACGCACTCGATATCAGACATCTAACCAAGTACTTCTCCCCCATACGAAGATGGACTCAGCATCCAGTTGAACAACACCACCGACGAAGGCCCCCTGAACAACAGCAATAATAACGGAA
This genomic interval from Colletotrichum higginsianum IMI 349063 chromosome 9, whole genome shotgun sequence contains the following:
- a CDS encoding Phosphoinositide phospholipase C; protein product: MNSMSHDFPIHQYKAGGGHPSGQREGIREKLDESILGHLARLFNRYAGPNNTWHRDQIGIFMQHVQAEDPNGLAGYLVDSDELSLPELVQYVTSPCGNVLEVAAPQDLSWPLSSYFISSSHNTYLTGNQLSSDSSVEAYRDVLLRGCRCIEIDVWDGEERYKPGFESDTAAAVDGGGRPEKISRRDRMVMKVGRWVMNKFDPVDPEGRTVDERLSDIIQAEPRVLHGFTLTKEVLFRDVCKVVRDYAFVTSDLPLIVSLEVHCSPLQQSAMVDIMEETWGDHLLPAPEVEPAALPSPDQLRNKILIKVKYVPDGGVVDDENKNGTGDATSGGPGDDDGVDEDDNSGMLEVVTEDGAEKKTKRVPPPKITPRLSRLGVHTRGVTFRSLEAREASMPNHVFSLSERAAFAVQRKMPRALFAHNRDFLMRTYLPARHAAGLVQLRPGAVLAGGRAGGRAELAVVGRRDGAERGHVCGLGRVLSEAEGVSSEGRRRRRR